In the Nocardia asteroides genome, CCCTCCCCGCGGGCGTGGTCCCCGAACCCTTCCTCGACGCCGAGGACGTCGCCGACGCCGCGGCCACCGTCCTGACGCAGCCGGCCACCCACGCCGGCCGCGTCTACGAACTCACCGGCCCGCGCGCCCTCACCTTCGCCGAGGCCGTCGAGCTCATCGCCCGCGCCGCCGGAGAGCCCATCACCTACCGCGAACTGACCCCCGCCGACTACGTGACCGCCCTGGTCGAACAGGGCTGGAACCGCGGCACCGCCGACCACGTCACCGCCATGTTCGCGCTCATGGCCCGCGGCCTGTTCGCCACCCCCACCGACGACGTCGCCACCCTGCTCGGCCGCGCACCCCGCCCCTTCGAGGACTACGTCGCCCGCACCGCCGTCACCGGAATCTGGCAGAAGGGACGGGCATGAGCACCCTCACCCCCGACGACATCACCTTCCTGCGCCGCCCCCTGCACGGCTTCCTCACCGTCGCCGCGGGCCCCGTACCGCCGCAGCCGCGCCCGGTCTGGTTCGAACTCGCCGACGACGGCACCGTCCAGGTCTTCACCGAACCCGGCTCCGCCAAGCTCCGGCGGCTCGCGAAGGACCCGCGCGCCTCGCTCGTGGTCGCCGCACCGGTGGGGGAGCGCGAACGCTGGATCTCGGTCACCGGCCCGGTCACCGTCGAACCCGACGGCGCCCGCGAACTCTGCGACCGGCTCGCCGCCCGCTACTGGGACCTCGACGACCCCGACCGCGCCGCCGAGCTCGCCGCCATGCGCGCGGGCGAGCTGGTCCGGATCGTGCTGCACCCGGAGAAGGTGGCCCGCGTGGGCTACTAGCCGCTCTTCAGCGGGTCGTGACCCCAGTTCATCAGCGAGTAGCGCCACTTCGTGTCCTCGACATCCCCGGAGGGGCGCTGCTTCGCGTGCCGGTGCACGTAGCCGACCACCTTGCGCATGTGCGCGTAATCGGCGTCGGTGAGCTCGTCGGCGGCGAGGATGTCCAGGATCCGGCGGCCACTGTGGTGGCCGGTGGACTCACCTCCGCCGTCCGGCTTCTGACCCACCGCCTTCGACTCGTCGGTCTCCAGCCAGCGGCGCAGCTCGGCGCCGGTCATATTGACCACCGCGCCGAACTCCTTCGCGGTCGCGTCGTCGTCGTCAGTCATCGCTCGCCGGCTTCAGCGCCGATGGCTTGTGCACCGCGTCCCGGCCGCTCTTCGCGCTGCGCACCCGGTACTGCGGATCGTCCTTCGACGCCCGGACCGTGCGCCCGGCCGCCTCGGTATCGGAGGTGATCTTCTCCTCGACCTTGCCCTCGGCGGTGCTGCCGTGGCTCTTCCACTCCACCCTGTCGCCCTTGCGGAACGTGTCGTCGTTGCTCATGCGCGGCTCCTCATCGTCGAAGATCAGCGAACAACCCGGACCTACCCGAGCCACCCGACCGGAAACGCCCAGCTCGGCAGGCGCGCGAGGCCGGATCGGTCTACAGTTCCGAGCGTTCCGCGCACCGAGGAGAGATCACCATGGCAGCCACCCGCACCCCCGTCGTCTTCATCCACGGCCTGTGGCTGCACGCCACCTCGTGGCAGCCGTGGGCGGAGCTCTTCGCCGCCCGCGGCTACGAACCGCACACCCCGGGCTGGCCCGGCGAGCCGGACACCGTCGCCGCCGCCCGCGAACAGCCCGAGGCCGTCGCCGGGATCGGCATCGACGACGTCACCGCGCACTACACCGAGATCATCCGCGCCCTGGACACCCCGCCGGTGCTCGTCGGCCACTCCTTCGGCGGGCTCTTCGTGCAGAAACTCCTCGCCGCCGGGCTCGGCAGCGCGGGCGTCGCCATCGACCCCGCCCAGATCAAGGGCGTCAAGCCGCTGCCCTTCGCGCAGCTGCGCTCCGGCTTCCCCGTGCTCGGCAACCCCGCCAACCGCAAGCGCTCCGTCGCGCTCACCAAGAGCCAGTTCCGCTACGGCTTCGGCAACGCCATCCCCGCCGACGAATCCGACCAGCTCTTCGACGCCTGGACCATCCCCTCCCCGGGCCGCCCGCTCTTCGAAGCCGCCTTCGCCAACTTCACCGGCGACTCCCCGGCCGCCGTCGACACCGCCAACGCCACCCGCGGCCCGCTGCTCTTCCTCTCCGGCGGCAAGGACCACACCGTCCCCGACGTCGTCACCCGCGCCGCGCACAAGCTCTACAGCGGCTCACCCGCCGTCACCGACCTGCGCCGGTTCCCCGACCGCGGCCACTCGCTCGCCCTGGACAGCGGCTGGACCGAGATCGCCGAATCCGCGCTCGAATGGCTCACCGAAAAGGGTGTCGGCCCCGCGCAGTAGAGTCCGCCGCATGCGCGCGGGCATCGGCGGACCGGAGGCACACGGCACGGCCGGCATCTGGCGGCACTCGGCGGCATGGTGGCGCGAGCACACCCCGCTCGGCGACGCCATCGGCACCGCCCCCGACCTGCCGCTGCCCGCCGACGCCGCCATCGGCTTCGCCTTCCCGCCCGCCGCCGAGCAGCGCACCCACCTGCCCGCGCTGCTCGGCCTCGCCACCTACGACCGACCCGCCGAGGTGGCGAGCGACCTGCTCGACGGCGGCATCGACCGCCCCGACCACCCCTACCTCCTCGTCCTGCCCGCCGACCGCATCCAGCCCTGGACCCGCGGCCACACCGCACCCGCGCTGCGCCGGGCACTCACCGAACACGGCTGGTCCGGGCTCACCGTCCCCGAATACCTGGTCCTGCAGCGCCAATCCTTCGAGGCATACGGCGACCACCGCTTCGACGCCTACACCGGCGACGAACCCGGCTGGAGCTGGCTGCCCGGCTCCACGCACGGCCCGCTCGTCGGCATGGCCTACTACAACCCCGGCAGCGGCACCGTGCAGATCGCCGCCTGCAAGACCGGAAGCAAGAACCCGCGCAAGGGTGCCCACATCGGCCGCGTCCTGCCCTGACCCGCCCGCGCCGCACGGCATCTGGTTGACTCGAGCCCACCTCGACCGCCACCGCGCCGGGGCAGCTGTGAATACTGGGAGGCCGCCGTGCCCGACTCCTCGCACCCGATCGACGTCCTGCTCGTCGAGGACGACCCCGGCGACGAGCTCATCACCCGCGAAGCCTTCGACACCCACACCCTCGGCAACACCCTGCACGTCGTCCGCGACGGCGAAGAAGCACTCGACTTCCTCTACCGCCGCGGCCCGCACACCGACGCCGTGCGCCCCGACCTCATCCTGCTCGACCTCAACCTGCCCCGCTACGACGGCCGCCAGGTCCTCGAACAGATCAAGGCCGACCCCGAACTGGCCGCCATCCCCGTCGTCGTGCTCACCACCTCCTCGGCCGCCGAGGACGTGGAGAGCAGCTACCGCGCCCGCGCCAACGCCTTCGTCACCAAACCCGTCGACCTCGACGCCTTCATGGCCGCCATCCAGCAGATCGACGGCTTCTTCGTCCGAGTGGTGAAGTTGCCCCGGCCACACCCGTGACCGGCGTGTCGTCCCCGCAGGTCGCGCTATTGTTTCCAGGTGTCCGAGTCCGCTGTGCCCGAGTGCCGGGAAGACCCGCTCGCCGATCTGCCCGAGTCGGTCGATCCCCAGGTGGCAGGCGGCTTCACGCTGTGGTTCGCCGACCGCCGGTGGGAATGGTCCCCCGAGGTGTACCGGCTACACGGGTATGAACCCGGCGCCGTCGAACCGAGCACCGAACTGGTCCTCGCGCACAACCACCCCGACGACCGCGACCTGGTCGCCCAGCTGATCGAGCGCGCCCTCACCGACCGCGAACCCTTCTCCGGCAGGCACCGCATCATCGACACCAACGACTGCGAGCACACCGTGCTCGTCGTCGCCAACCGCATCCTCGACGCCGACGGCGAACCCGTCGGCACCAGCGGCTGCTACATCGACCTCACCGACACCATCGACGCCGCCGGCCAGGCCGCCGTCAGCGACGTCGTCCCCGAGATCGTCGAATCCCGCGCCGTCATCGAACAGGCCAAGGGCGTCCTCATGCGGATGTACGGGATCAGCCCCGAACAGGCCTTCAAGGTGCTCTCCTGGCGCTCCCAGGAGACCAACACCAAACTGCGCGCCATCGCCGCCCAGCTCATCGCCGACCTGCCCCAGGTGCCGCCGCCCCGCCCGGACATCCTGACCGTCTTCGACCACCTGCTGCTGACCGGGCACGAACGCGTCGAGCCCGCCGCGGACTGACCGCGGCTCAGGCGGGCTGCGCCTCCCGGTACGCCGCCACGATCTCCGACGGGATCCGGCCCCGGCTGGAGATCTCGTGCCCGTTCTCCTTCGCCCACGCCCGGATCGCCGCCACATCCTCCCGGCTCGCCGACGAACGCCCGCCCCCGGCGTTCTTGCTGCGCGCCGCCTTCCCGGTCCGGCGCGCGTACGGCGTCCACTGCTCCAGGAATTTCCGCAGCGAACGCGCATTCTCCGCGGAGAGGTCGATCTCGTAGGACACGCCGTCCACCCCGAAAGCCACCATTTCATCGGCGGCCGAAATGCCGTCGTAATCGTCCACAACCGTGACAACGACTTTGCGTGCCATGAAGCTCTCCCTCTTCCAGTGCACCGAAAACGCGACAGAAACACACTGTAGCGCCAGGGGAGTACACCCCGGAATTCGGCGAACCCTTTATGGCAGCCGCGGCGGCCCGCCGCCCGGCAACTCCGGCCCCACCGCCACCCCGCTGCCCGGCGTACGCCCGCGACCCCGGCCCAGCCGCTCCCGATAGCGCCCGATCTCCTCGGCAGGCACCACCGGCCGCGGCGCCGAATCCAGGTGCACGAACAGCGCATCCGCCGGTCCACACCGCGTCCACCACGCCGGAGAGCACGTGATGCCGCTGCGCCGGATCCAGCTCCGGATGATCCGCCCGCTTGCTCATCCCGCGAGTCTCGGTGCGCGCCAGCGTCGACGCGTACATCAACCGCCACCGCCGTGATCGCCGCCGCCTGCCGCGCCCGCACCCGGCAGTCACCCGCGCTGTCGCCGCCGAGCCCGGCCACCCGCGCAGCGCGAACCGCGCCTCCCCCGCACCCGCCCACGACCCCGAACTCATCGCCCACGACCCCGAACTCATCGCCCACGCCGAATTGTGGCTGCCGCCACCGGTGAAACCCCCGCAGATCCGCTCCCGCGTCGCCGCGTCCGCCCGATCCAGCTGCGCGAAACCCGCTCCGACCGCAGCGCCCGCGCGATCACCGAACGCCCCCGCATCCTCCGGCACCGACCCGTCCTCGTGGAAGAACGTGGCATACCCGTAATAGGCCGTCTTCGTGATCGTCGACCCTTTCGCCACGATCGCGTACGCATTCGAGAATTCCACCCCGGAGAACCGCGCACCCACCCCCCCCGCCATCGACGCACCGTCCCCGCTGTTCACATTCGTGCCCAGCGCACCCGACAGGAACGCGCACCCGCCCGACGCCAGCACCACCGCCCCCGCCGCAATTCGATAATCCCGGCCCAGCTGCCGCTGAAACCCCGCCGCCCCGCGAACCACGCTGTCCGCGTCGACGAGCAATTCCAGCGCGGGGGAGTGATCCAGAATTCGGACCCCGCTGGTCCCGCAGTACCCCTTGTCCACCAGCACCACCTCGACCCCCGCCGCCCGCGCGTGCAACGCTGCCCACGCCGCGGCCGGGCCACCCCCTGCACCCCGGAACACCAGTGCGCTCACCCCGATTCCGGCGCCCCGAGCCCGGCGTTTGCCCGACGAAGCCTCGGGTAACCGCCTCCCGACCGGAGGAGGGATGCGAATCATGACGCACGCCGCACACGACCGGAACGGGCCCGCCGACGCCCGCTCGGTCTCCGAACTCGTCGGTACCGCGAGCGAACAGCTCAGCCGCCTCGTCCGCGACGAGATCCGGCTCGCCACCCTGGAGATGCAGCAGAAGGGCAAGCGGGTCGGCAAGGGCGCCGGGCTGGCGGGGGCGGGTACCGTCCTCGCGCTCTACGGGGTCGGCGCGCTCGTCGCCGCCGCCATCATCGGCCTCGCCGAGCCGCTGCCCGCCTGGGCCGCCGCGCTGATCGTCGGTGTCGTGCTGCTCGTCGTCGCCGGCATCCTCGCCCTCGCGGGCAAGAAGAACGTCCAGAGCGCAACCCCGCCGCTTCCCGAGGCCGCCGTCCACGGCGTGCAGGAGGACGTGGCCACCATCAAGGAAAGGAGCCGCAGGCAGTGAGCCCGGACCCCGAACTCAGCCCGGAGACCGAGAAGGAACTCGTCGCCGCAGGCCGTGACCGCGCCCGCGAGGAGCTCGGCCAGGCCGTCGAGGAGCTGACCCACAAACTCGACGTCCCCGCCCGCGCCTCGGAGAAGGCGCAGGAGGTCAAGGAGAACGCCGCAGCCACCGCGGCAGGCGCCAAGGACAAGGTCGCCGACAGCGCCCAGCAGGCGAAGGAGCGCGCCGCCGAAACGGCCGCCGTCGCCAAGGAGCGCGCTACGGAGTCCGCGACCGCCGCCAAGGAGAAGGCAGCGGAGACCGCCGCCGTGGCAAAGGAGAAGGCGGCCACGACTGCCGCCGTCGCCAAGGAGCGCACGCAGGACGTGGCCACCAAGGCCAAGGAGAGCACCGCGGCCGCCACGGCCAAGGTCGCCGAGGCCACCCCCGAGCCGGTCGCCCGCGGCGGACGTCAGGCCGTAGACCTGATCCGCGCCAATCCGGTGCCGGTCGCCATCGGCGTCGTCAGCGGCGTCGTGCTCTGGCAGGTCCTGCGGAAGCGAGGCAGGCGATGAAGCTCGCGTACAAACCGCTCGGGCTCGGCGTCAGCGTCCTCGGCGGCCTGCTCGCCAACTTCGTCTTCGGCAAGATCTGGCAGGCCGTCAGCGGCGAGGACGAAGCGCCGCACGCCACCTCCGAGGACTACGGCTGGCGCGAAGTCCTGCTCGCCGCCGCCATCCAGGGCGCCGTCTTCGGCCTGGTGAAAACCGCCATCGACCGGGCCGGAGCCACCGGATTCCAGGCCGTCACCGGCACCTGGCCGGAGGACTGAGACGACGTTCACGCAGTTCGGCTGCGTGAACGGGTCGATCCCGGGTAGCCAAGCCAATGGATATCGGGACCGACGACGAGAGAGAGGTACAGCAATGTCGCAACCCATCACCAGCACCCTCGAGGCCGAACAGCAGCGCATCGCCGGTGAGGCCCTGCGCGCCACCGTCGTCGACCTCATCGACCTTTCCCTGATCGCCAAGCAGGCGCACTGGAACGTCGTGGGCCGGAACTTCCGATCGGTGCACCTCGCCCTCGACGAGCTGGTGGTCGCCGCCCGCGAGTTCACCGACGCCGCCGCCGAGCGCGCCACCGCCATCGGCGTCAGCCCGGACGGCCGGGCCTCCACGGTCGCCCGCGACAGCGTGACGGAAGGCTACCCGGACGGCTGGCAGAAGGACACCGACGTCATCAACGGCGTCGTCACCAACCTGACCGCCGTCATCCGCGGCCTCCGCGAGCGCATCGACGCCACCGAGAAGGCCGATCCGGTCACCCAGGATCTCATCATCGAGATCGCCGGGCGGCTGGAGCAGCTGCACTGGATGTGGCAGGCCCAGGTCGCCGACGCCTGACATCGGCCGATCGAACCGCCCGCGAGCTCCGGCTCGCGGGCGGTTCGGCGTTTCAGGGCCGGGGGAGGGGAGGGGCGGCGGCGAGCCAGCGGCGCAGCGCCTCGTGTACCGCCTCGTCGTTGAGCAGCGTGAAGTGATTGGCGCCCGGCAGGTGCAGCCCGTTCTCCGGCTCGAACGCGATCCGGCGGGCACGGCCACGCCCGGAGCCGCTCGGCGTGAGGACCAGGCCGTCGCCGACGATGCGGCCGAGCGGGTTCTTCGGGTTGCGGATGATCGACGCCGTCACGAAGTAGTGCTCGACACCGGGCAGCAGCGGCACCTCCTGCTGCACCCGGCGGGTGAGCGCGTCGATGTCGAGATCGGTCCAATCCTCGTCCACCAGCGAACCCTGCCGCAGGTCGCGGATCCCGGCACTGCGCCTGCGCAGCAGCCGCCCGAACGGCCTGGTCTCCGGCAGCTTCACCAGCCCCGCCGACACCACGTGCACGAACTGCTCCAGCGGCGCGCCCAGGTGCGGCGAACCGAGACAGACGATCTGCCGAACGAGCCGCACCCACGCGGCACCTTCGGCGGCGGCGAGATGGCAGGCCGCGCGGGCCACCAGCCCGCCCATCGAGTGCCCGACCAGCGCGATCCGGCGCAGCGGAACCGGCCAGGCGCGCTGCGTCCGCTCCAGCAGGTCGGCGAGTTCGCGCGCGTTCTCCGAGATGTGCAGCCCGCTGTTGAATCGCACCGCCGCCGTCGCGCAGGGCAGCTCTTCGGCGAGCCGCTCGGCGTAGCCGGGGGTGCCGCCGCGGCGCCAGGCGTGCTCGGTCTCGACCAGGCCGTGCACGAAGACGACGAGGGTGTCGTGCGGCGAGCCGAGTTCCTCCGGGGCCACCGGCTGCCCGTCGACGCGGAACGACATGGGGCCCGTCAGGACGGGATTCTGCTCGGCCAGCCGGTCGCCGATCAGCCCGGACAGCACGCCGAGCAGCCCCGCGCCGAAGACCGTGCGGGAGGGTGGCTCGCCGTTCGGCAGGTCGGCGGTGCGCTCGGCGACCCGGCCCGCGGTCTCGGCGACGGTGCCGACGATCGCGTAGACACCGTCGGCGATGGCATCGTGGGCGACCTGGACGGGGGCGGCGGCGGGCCCGACGCCCCAGCGCACCGCCGTGAAGACGCGGTCGGCGACAGCCCGGTGAACAGTGGCGATGCCCGCGACAGCGCCGCCGAGCTCGTCGCCGGCGAGGCGGGCGAGGGCGCGGACTTCCGCGCGTCGCTGGTCCTCGTACATGGGGTTCAGTGTACAGGTGTGCACCAGATAGTTATCGTATAAATATTGCATGTATGCGACTATGCGCATCAATCAAGATGGCCTCCATCAACAACAAGGAACAACCGGCCAGGACAAGAGGGGGCTCAGGGAAGTTGGGTGATCGTGTACCACAGCAGCGCGAGGGTTCCCGCCATGAAAAGGGGAGCGAGCACCCAGGTCTCGACCTTGTTGCCGGTGCGGCTGATGATCTCGATCCCGAGCCGCTTCCGGTACGGCCAGAGCAGGGGGCACCCGCGGTCGGTGAGGCAGTCGCCGAGGATGTGCACCAGGCAGCCGAGCGCGACGCAGAACGGTAGCCACGGGGGAGCGTCGGAGATCCAGTGCGTCATGGCGAAGGTGCCGCCGAGGGCGAGCGCCAGGACCGTGCCCCAGGCGCGGATGCCCTTGCCGGGCGGGCAGAGGTGCAGTGCTCGGACCGCGAGCGCGAGCAGGACGAAGACCAGGCCGAGGGTGAAGGGCCGGCCGAGGTAGGTCATGCCCGCCCAGGTGCCGATGCCGGCGAGGGCGACGAAGAAGAACGAGTGCGTGGCTTTGCGGTGGCCGCCCGCGATCCAGGAGACGACCGTGCAGAAGAGCTCGGAGACCGGACCGAGGGTGTTGGCGATGGTGCCGTCGGGGTGGTCCATGTCGGGCAGCAGCGCGGCGCCCGCGGTGAGGAAGACGCCGAGTAGCAGGTCGACGGTTCCGAGGTGGTGGTCGCCGACGACGTCGATCACGGGGTACGTCAACACCGACACCGGGAGGGCGGCCGCGGCCGCCGACCAGCCGAGCGCGCCGCTGGTCGCATGAGAATGTCCGAGCACGCGTCCACGTTATCGATCTTGGTTCACGTGCGGTTCACCGGGGAGAGCGCGGTTAGTTGACATAATGTAGATTATCGGCGTTTTTACGACCTGGCGTTTGGGGCGCTGGAATGGCATTCGCTGTGCAGCTGCCCTCTGTGCCGAGTTGCACGGTTTCCCGGGTCTCTCGACCTTTGCCTCGCCCGTAAATGCTCGATGGCCGCGATGGTGACCGACTTGCACTGCGGCAACCGCCCTCCTCCGATGTGTCACAGTGACGCTCCACATCCCCCCATTTACGTCACAGTGACGTTTTTCCCACGCCACGCGGGAACGCGGCAAAACCCGTTGCCGGTCGATTGCTGGACGCTAGGCTCGTCGCATTGTGCTGTGCATCACACCAAGGAGGTGGTGGCCGTGCGGGATCGGAGCCGAGTGGTGATCGGGCTGGCGGTGGCGGCGGTGCTCGTCGTCGGGTCCTGCGCGCAGGAGGACTCGGGCGGAGGGACGGCGTCCTCGAGCTCGGCCCCGCCGAGCGGCACGGCGCAGGAGTCGCCGGGCCAGGTGGCCGGTGTCGCCATCCCGGACGGGCAGATCGACAAC is a window encoding:
- a CDS encoding pyridoxamine 5'-phosphate oxidase family protein, whose protein sequence is MSTLTPDDITFLRRPLHGFLTVAAGPVPPQPRPVWFELADDGTVQVFTEPGSAKLRRLAKDPRASLVVAAPVGERERWISVTGPVTVEPDGARELCDRLAARYWDLDDPDRAAELAAMRAGELVRIVLHPEKVARVGY
- a CDS encoding DUF3140 domain-containing protein gives rise to the protein MTDDDDATAKEFGAVVNMTGAELRRWLETDESKAVGQKPDGGGESTGHHSGRRILDILAADELTDADYAHMRKVVGYVHRHAKQRPSGDVEDTKWRYSLMNWGHDPLKSG
- a CDS encoding DUF2945 domain-containing protein produces the protein MSNDDTFRKGDRVEWKSHGSTAEGKVEEKITSDTEAAGRTVRASKDDPQYRVRSAKSGRDAVHKPSALKPASDD
- a CDS encoding alpha/beta hydrolase yields the protein MAATRTPVVFIHGLWLHATSWQPWAELFAARGYEPHTPGWPGEPDTVAAAREQPEAVAGIGIDDVTAHYTEIIRALDTPPVLVGHSFGGLFVQKLLAAGLGSAGVAIDPAQIKGVKPLPFAQLRSGFPVLGNPANRKRSVALTKSQFRYGFGNAIPADESDQLFDAWTIPSPGRPLFEAAFANFTGDSPAAVDTANATRGPLLFLSGGKDHTVPDVVTRAAHKLYSGSPAVTDLRRFPDRGHSLALDSGWTEIAESALEWLTEKGVGPAQ
- a CDS encoding response regulator, whose amino-acid sequence is MPDSSHPIDVLLVEDDPGDELITREAFDTHTLGNTLHVVRDGEEALDFLYRRGPHTDAVRPDLILLDLNLPRYDGRQVLEQIKADPELAAIPVVVLTTSSAAEDVESSYRARANAFVTKPVDLDAFMAAIQQIDGFFVRVVKLPRPHP
- a CDS encoding PAS and ANTAR domain-containing protein encodes the protein MSESAVPECREDPLADLPESVDPQVAGGFTLWFADRRWEWSPEVYRLHGYEPGAVEPSTELVLAHNHPDDRDLVAQLIERALTDREPFSGRHRIIDTNDCEHTVLVVANRILDADGEPVGTSGCYIDLTDTIDAAGQAAVSDVVPEIVESRAVIEQAKGVLMRMYGISPEQAFKVLSWRSQETNTKLRAIAAQLIADLPQVPPPRPDILTVFDHLLLTGHERVEPAAD
- a CDS encoding histone-like nucleoid-structuring protein Lsr2 — protein: MARKVVVTVVDDYDGISAADEMVAFGVDGVSYEIDLSAENARSLRKFLEQWTPYARRTGKAARSKNAGGGRSSASREDVAAIRAWAKENGHEISSRGRIPSEIVAAYREAQPA
- a CDS encoding phage holin family protein, with protein sequence MTHAAHDRNGPADARSVSELVGTASEQLSRLVRDEIRLATLEMQQKGKRVGKGAGLAGAGTVLALYGVGALVAAAIIGLAEPLPAWAAALIVGVVLLVVAGILALAGKKNVQSATPPLPEAAVHGVQEDVATIKERSRRQ
- a CDS encoding DUF3618 domain-containing protein, with product MSPDPELSPETEKELVAAGRDRAREELGQAVEELTHKLDVPARASEKAQEVKENAAATAAGAKDKVADSAQQAKERAAETAAVAKERATESATAAKEKAAETAAVAKEKAATTAAVAKERTQDVATKAKESTAAATAKVAEATPEPVARGGRQAVDLIRANPVPVAIGVVSGVVLWQVLRKRGRR
- a CDS encoding DUF4235 domain-containing protein: MKLAYKPLGLGVSVLGGLLANFVFGKIWQAVSGEDEAPHATSEDYGWREVLLAAAIQGAVFGLVKTAIDRAGATGFQAVTGTWPED
- a CDS encoding Dps family protein, which encodes MSQPITSTLEAEQQRIAGEALRATVVDLIDLSLIAKQAHWNVVGRNFRSVHLALDELVVAAREFTDAAAERATAIGVSPDGRASTVARDSVTEGYPDGWQKDTDVINGVVTNLTAVIRGLRERIDATEKADPVTQDLIIEIAGRLEQLHWMWQAQVADA
- a CDS encoding lipase family alpha/beta hydrolase, giving the protein MYEDQRRAEVRALARLAGDELGGAVAGIATVHRAVADRVFTAVRWGVGPAAAPVQVAHDAIADGVYAIVGTVAETAGRVAERTADLPNGEPPSRTVFGAGLLGVLSGLIGDRLAEQNPVLTGPMSFRVDGQPVAPEELGSPHDTLVVFVHGLVETEHAWRRGGTPGYAERLAEELPCATAAVRFNSGLHISENARELADLLERTQRAWPVPLRRIALVGHSMGGLVARAACHLAAAEGAAWVRLVRQIVCLGSPHLGAPLEQFVHVVSAGLVKLPETRPFGRLLRRRSAGIRDLRQGSLVDEDWTDLDIDALTRRVQQEVPLLPGVEHYFVTASIIRNPKNPLGRIVGDGLVLTPSGSGRGRARRIAFEPENGLHLPGANHFTLLNDEAVHEALRRWLAAAPPLPRP
- a CDS encoding metal-dependent hydrolase encodes the protein MLGHSHATSGALGWSAAAAALPVSVLTYPVIDVVGDHHLGTVDLLLGVFLTAGAALLPDMDHPDGTIANTLGPVSELFCTVVSWIAGGHRKATHSFFFVALAGIGTWAGMTYLGRPFTLGLVFVLLALAVRALHLCPPGKGIRAWGTVLALALGGTFAMTHWISDAPPWLPFCVALGCLVHILGDCLTDRGCPLLWPYRKRLGIEIISRTGNKVETWVLAPLFMAGTLALLWYTITQLP